In Miscanthus floridulus cultivar M001 unplaced genomic scaffold, ASM1932011v1 os_1608, whole genome shotgun sequence, a single window of DNA contains:
- the LOC136534180 gene encoding uncharacterized protein — MEATAALPLICGRTTLASPAAGLRSRHGAATAAPPRGRPGVQRGTEDPLIVSDESAIVVVDEGTETPRVTDTDTDPTRDNGSNQIEEEEEEEPPTTADVDSLEHDPGLRSPISIFDVNEQDSIIRRYILKGPCHLYAYNYPSRKIYGKDRRFSFVWFHKYHWIEYSVEKDAAYCFYCYLFGKESGKFITDGWHNWNIGTISLDKHESSTLHKFAQEKYSLFVKKGTKIDTVIEKVSEKDRVDYKARLTYSLRCLRFLLHQGLACRGHDETEESNNRGNFLELLNWLAGNNEEVHKVVLKNAPGSTHNSWKGSHTKI, encoded by the exons ATGGAAGCGACTGCCGCCCTTCCCCTGATCTGCGGACGGACGACGCTCGCGAGTCCAGCTGCGGGCCTGCGGAGCCGCCACGGCGCGGCCACGGCGGCCCCACCCCGCGGCCGTCCAGGCGTCCAGCGCGGCACCG AAGATCCTCTAATTGTGAGTGATGAAAGTGCTATCGTAGTTGTGGATGAAGGGACAGAAACACCTAGAGTAACAGATACAGACACAGATCCTACTAGAGATAATGGGTCAAATCAaattgaagaagaagaggaagaagaaccgCCTACGACTGCTGATGTTGATTCCCTTGAGCATGACCCGGGCCTAAGGAGTCCTATTTCAATCTTTGATGTGAATGAACAAGATTCTATCATAAGAAGGTACATTTTAAAAGGCCCCTGTCATCTTTATGCCTATAATTATCCATCTAGAAAAATCTATGGCAAAGATCGCCGCTTTAGTTTTGTTTGGTTTCATAAGTACCATTGGATTGAATATAGCGTAGAGAAGGATGCAGCATATTGCTTCTATTGTTATTTGTTTGGTAAGGAAAGTGGAAAATTTATTACGGATGGTTGGCATAATTGGAATATAGGAACTATATCACTTGACAAACATGAGTCTTCAACTTTACACAAGTTTGCTCAAGAGAAATACAGCTTATTTGTGAAAAAGGGTACAAAAATTGATACTGTCATTGAGAAGGTGTCAGAAAAGGATCGAGTTGATTACAAGGCTAGGTTGACTTATTCACTTAGATGTTTGAGATTCCTTCTGCATCAAGGATTGGCTTGTCGCGGGCATGATGAAACTGAAGAATCTAACAACAGAGGAAACTTCCTTGAACTCTTGAATTGGCTTGCAGGAAATAATGAAGAGGTGCACAAAGTGGTTCTGAAAAATGCCCCAG GAAGTACTCATAACTCTTGGAAAGGATCCCACACAAAGATATGA